The Myxococcales bacterium genomic interval CTGGCCGCGGGGGCGCTGGTGGTGCTGGTGGCGCTGTACGCAGTCCATCGCGGGAGCGCGACGGATTTGTCCGTGGCGATCCAGGCGGTCTACAGCCTGATCGTCGGGTTTTACACCGTGTCGCTGTTCACGTTGTTCGGCGAGGAAATTCCCCGCGACCGGCCGGCGCTGGGCATCGCGGCGGGGATGGTGTTCGTCGGCTGGCTGGCCAGCCCGGCGGGCATCGCGCTGGGAACCGCGTTGTTGCCGCGCTGAGCGGCGGCGCCTACCAACGCATCAGAATGGTGCCCCAGGTGAACCCGGCGCCGAACGCCGAGAAACCGACCAGCATTCCCGGTTTGATCAACCCTTTTTCCAAGGCTTCGGTCACCACGGTGGGCAGCGTGGCGGCGGTGGTGTTGCCGAATTTTTGGATGTTGTGCAGGGTTTTTTCGGGGGGGATGTTCAGCGCCTGGCAAGCGAATTCGTTGATTCGCAAATTGGCCTGGTGGAAAACCCAGAAGTCGACGTCGGCGACGGCCACGCCGGCCTTGTCGCAGCACGCCTTGATGGATTCGGGCAGGCGGCGGATCGCGTGGGAAAAGACCAACTGGCCCTTCATCTGCGGGTAGATGCGCCGCTCGTCGAGCATTTTGTGGGTCAGGCGCGGGTGGAAGACCGAGCCCTCGGCCTCGACCCAGAGCGCCTTGAAGTATTTGCCGTCGCCGTGCAGATCGGTCGCCAGGATGCCTTTGCCTTCCTCTTCGGTCGCCTGAACGATAAAGACGCCGGCGCCGTCGCCGAAGATGACCGTCACGTCGCGGCCGCGGGTGCTGAAGTCCAGCGCGGTCGAATGAATTTCCGTGCCGGTGATCAGAATCGTCTTGTACAGGCCGGTTTTGATCCAGGCGTCGGCGATGGCCATGGAATAGAGGAACCCGGTGCACTGGTTACGGATGTCGACGATCGCGCATCCGTTGAGGCCGAGCTTGTCCTGGATCAGCGGGGCCATGCCGGGGAAGGTGTGATCGGGGCTGAGGGTCGCGGCGATCACGGCCTCGATTTCCTTCTTGTCGATCTTCGCCTGGGCGAGCGCGGCCAGGGCGGCCTTTTCGGCCATGTCGGTGCCGGTCATGCCTTCGGGAATATAGTGGCGTTCCTTGATGCCGGTGCGTTGCTCGATCCACTCGTCGTTGGTGTCCATGATTTTGGACAAGTCGTCGTTGGTGACCACGCGGTCCGGAATGTACATGCCGGCGCCGATGACTTTCATGCTGGGCATCTCGGGGCTCCCTATAATTTGATGTTCCGCAAGTACTGGGCCACTTCCTCCGGCGGGGTGGGGTTGATGAAGAACCCGCTCGCCGCCTCGAAACCGCCGAACCGGGTCAGGCGCGGCGCGATTTCGATGTGCCAATGATAATAAGAGAGGAAGCCGACTTGAAGGGGGGCAGTGTGAATCGCGAAATTGTAGCTGAAGTTGCCCAGCGCTTTGGCCAGAAGGCGCATGGTGCGCGAGAAAATCTTCGCCAGGAAGGTGAGCTGGTCGTCCCGGATGTCCTGGTAGGACGGTTGATGATTGCGCGGCAGGATGGTCAGTTCGAACGGGACGCGGCTGGCGAAGGGCGCGACGACGATGAAGTCGGGGTTCTCGGTCACCAGCCGTTCGCCGTAGCGCAATTCCTGGTTGATGATGTCGAGGTAGACGTTGCGCTCCTTGAATTCGTAGTAATCGCGCGCGCCCTGCAATTCCTCCTGCACGTTTTTCGGGATGATCGGCAAGGCGATGAGCTGGCTGTGGCTGTGTTG includes:
- a CDS encoding beta-ketoacyl-ACP synthase 3; this encodes MPSMKVIGAGMYIPDRVVTNDDLSKIMDTNDEWIEQRTGIKERHYIPEGMTGTDMAEKAALAALAQAKIDKKEIEAVIAATLSPDHTFPGMAPLIQDKLGLNGCAIVDIRNQCTGFLYSMAIADAWIKTGLYKTILITGTEIHSTALDFSTRGRDVTVIFGDGAGVFIVQATEEEGKGILATDLHGDGKYFKALWVEAEGSVFHPRLTHKMLDERRIYPQMKGQLVFSHAIRRLPESIKACCDKAGVAVADVDFWVFHQANLRINEFACQALNIPPEKTLHNIQKFGNTTAATLPTVVTEALEKGLIKPGMLVGFSAFGAGFTWGTILMRW
- the galT gene encoding galactose-1-phosphate uridylyltransferase, with the protein product MHELRKDPITGRWVIISDERAKRPLGLSLEPEPPQLEVDPFAPGNEHLTPPDILTYRDDSQPERPWIMRVIPNKFPALRVEGELTREGVGLYDKMSGIGAHEVIIETRDGRRDFAAFNEHEIELVMRAYRDRIRDLQNDVRLKYILIFKNEGRLAGATQQHSHSQLIALPIIPKNVQEELQGARDYYEFKERNVYLDIINQELRYGERLVTENPDFIVVAPFASRVPFELTILPRNHQPSYQDIRDDQLTFLAKIFSRTMRLLAKALGNFSYNFAIHTAPLQVGFLSYYHWHIEIAPRLTRFGGFEAASGFFINPTPPEEVAQYLRNIKL